A region of Kiritimatiellales bacterium DNA encodes the following proteins:
- a CDS encoding exodeoxyribonuclease VII small subunit produces the protein MADKTIDFEKSLRRLETIIDEMESGDLSLEQMIKHFEEGSTLVTLCSAKLNEVEKRIEKLVKKDNELSTEPFTPEE, from the coding sequence ATGGCTGATAAAACGATTGATTTTGAAAAATCGCTGCGGCGGCTCGAAACGATTATTGACGAAATGGAAAGCGGTGATCTTTCACTCGAACAGATGATTAAACATTTCGAAGAGGGATCAACGCTGGTCACTCTCTGTTCGGCAAAACTGAATGAAGTTGAAAAGAGAATCGAAAAGCTTGTTAAAAAAGATAACGAGTTGTCCACCGAGCCGTTCACACCGGAAGAATAA